One Rissa tridactyla isolate bRisTri1 chromosome 1, bRisTri1.patW.cur.20221130, whole genome shotgun sequence DNA segment encodes these proteins:
- the SMKR1 gene encoding small lysine-rich protein 1, with protein MELISKRFFPKAAGHKLTCPNSRFVQAVKTSKPKRGKSKSSKKKVKKVEKEVDILSPAAMLNAYYICNSAAACLEFRGFAWPGSPRKRGKKGKKRAAGKQRTS; from the exons ATGGAGTTAATATCCAAGAGGTTCTTTCCCAAGGCTGCAGGACACAAACTGACCTGCCCAAATTCACGTTTCGTGCAA GCAGTTAAAACTAGCAAACCCAAGCGTGGCAAAAGCAAAAGCTccaaaaagaaagtaaagaaggtGGAGAAGGAAGTGGATATCCTCAGCCCAGCTGCCATGCTCAACGCCTACTACATCTGCAACAGTGCCGCTGCCTGCCTGGAGTTTCGGGGCTTTGCCTGGCCTGGCTCCCCcagaaagagggggaagaaaggaaagaaacggGCGGCTGGAAAGCAAAGGACTTCATGA